CACATGATGTATGAACAAAACACTATTTAGAATATGACAATTACCACAACTGAATAATTATTAATGATGTCACAATAAGCTTGAGAAAATAATATGTGCACTTACTTAACTCAAATCGTAAGAGGGTCTACATGCTGGTACCATTGTTAACAACATTTCTGGTTTCCTCCAAAAGATGTTCAAGATATAAAAACAGGCAAAATGCAACATCTGTGCCAGAATTCCACTTCATTCTATTCTCAGAAGATCCAGACCTACAGCCTGTTCTCTTTGGCCTATTCTTGTCCATGTACATCTTGGCCCTGTTTGGAAACCTGCTCATCATCCTGACAGTAAGCTCTgactcccatctccacacacccatgtacttcttcctctccaaccTGTCCATGGTTGATATTGGTTACATCTCGACCACTGTTCCAAGGGTGATTGTGGACATCCAGACTCACTGCCCAGTCATCTCCTATGTGGGCTGCCTGACACAGATGTCACTGTTTGTAATTTTTGGTTGCATGGACGACATGCTTTTGGCTGTGATGGCATATGACAGGTTTGTGGCCATCTGTCACCCTCTGTATTATCAGGTCATTATGAATCCCAGTCGCTGTTGTGTCTTACTTCTAGGGTGTTTCCTTCTTAGCTTTGTAGACTTACTGATGCACGAAGTGGCAGTATTAAATTTTTCCAACTGTAAggatatttttgaaatttcaaactTCTTCTGTGACCCTTCTGAACTACTTAAACTTGCCTGTTTTGAGACATTCATCAATAATATAGTCAGATACTGTACAGGTGCACTTTTGGGGTTACTTCCTATTTCAGGAATCATTTTCTCTTACTATAAAATAGTTTCCTCCATCATGCGATCACCATCATCAAGTGGGAAGCAGAAAaccttctccacctgtgggtctcaTTTGTCCATTGTTTGCCTGTTTTATGGAACTTCTCTAGGGGTGTACTTCAGCTCCTCTCTGTCACATTCTCCAAGAAATAATGCAGTGGCCTCAGTGATGTACACTGTGGTCACACCTATGTTGAATCCTTTCATCTATAGCCTGAGGAACAAGGACATTAAAATTGCCTTAAGGAAGATTCTTAGCAGAGTGTTCTAGTCATTGAGATTCTTTGtgcatttatattcatatatctatatattatctgtacatgtaaatcccagttaaTATCTCACATTATCACCATTTCACAATATTGCAGGATGTATGGTGTTCACTAGGGTTGCACATATGTTGGATGgaaactgtggtggtttggaagaaaatggcccccaaagggaatgcactattaggaggtgtgtctattggaggaagtgtgtcactgtgggtgaggtctttgaggtctcttttgctcaagcttcctcaGTGTGTCAGCCAGTCGACTTCCTATAGCCTGCAAGATGTAGCTCCCTCAGCTTCAGCACCACATCTACCTGCACGCAGTCATGTGCCCAGTCATGATGATAGCGatctgaacctctgaaactgtgatacacccaattaagtgttttctttataggaATTTTcatggtcatgatatctcttcataTCACCAGAAAAACACTAACAATGAGAGAAATTGGTACCAGAGACTGGGGTACTGCTGTGATATGCTGGaccatgtgtttgtttggaggaattttaAGAGTGTATCGATATCAGATGTGGACATGCAAAGTTTGGAGTTTGTCCGACtggtttttgtcttgctttggtccagtatttcctcactgtgctccctttCCTATGTTTTGGACTGGTAATGTATATCCTCTGCCATGACATGTTTGAATTGTGTAACCTGCTTTTTGATTTCGagttttacaggggattacagttaagggATTaccatgaatctcagaagagactttggactttggcACAAGTTTGAAGCTGTTATAGACTAGGGAGACTTTTGAGGTTTGACTGAAAGCATTTTTGAATTATGATATGGATATAAGCTTTTGGGAGCCAtgaagtggaatgtggtggtttgaaagaaattgtCCCAAAGGAAATGTCATTActgggaggtgtggtcttgttggaggaaatgtgttactgtgggggaagcctttgaggtttcttttcttcaagctttcctcagtgtgacaGCCAGGTGACTTCCTGTTGTTTGCAACATCATAATGGGCTagacctctaaaactgtaagcaagtcactacaaatgaatgttttctttataagagttgccatgttttaaagatgttgctcagaatggtttctttccagatgatgattgagaagctaatttagaaaaaaaaatgtgccaggtaccacaagagtaacagaactgtgctgttttctgggattttgttttttacttttttttttttgtggttgctataaatggagtgtgctggaagtctctacaattttgttcaaatgactgcagaacctggaaaagctgttgctgctattgatgcataacatactgctattattgatatatatatattatatatatatatatatatatataatttgaatttttggaaactttatctgtgctgtcaactttggaaaaaagtatcccagtttgccatgttgagttggcattgtacagaaattaacagtcatattggtctagaaatgttgaacttaatttttttccatttgttcaggggtaacacagtgtattaaatatgtaaggtcttatctaagTTTGATATtagtttgattacaaaaactaataaaggattctctaaataataaaaaaagagttgccatgtttATTGTGTTTctccatagcaatagaaaaccctaaccaagacatgtaatttgttttttgtttgaattagaaacaagattgttttacatatcaatcccagttcccactccctcctctcctcccctaccacccccaccaactaaaaccctacttgtcatatatcctttctgctccccagggagggtaaggccttccatagggggtcatcagagtctatcatatcctttgggatagggcctaggcccacccccatgagACATGTAGTTTTAAAAGGGCACAAATAATTGAAGTTGGAGAGATGCAAATTTTTTCAGGGATGAATAGTGCACATTGTTGAACAACCCCTTGTGGAATGTTATTTTACACAGTGTGGATATGTGTCACTGTCATTGGTGTAATGGCCTTTAGCTAGTCAGGAAGAGGCTAGGTGGGATTTCTATGGACAGAGTgctctgggaagagggaggaggaggagaaggagcaggagccagccagccacagagaagGCAGGATTGGCAAAATGCAGACGAGATTATGAGCTTGTGGAAGAATGTAGATAATTTATGGgttaaatgggttaatttatgagTTAtgagaaacaagcctaagctaaggccaaactttcacaTTTAATAATAATTCCCCATGTCATTATTGGGCAGTTGATGGTTCTGACAAAAATTCATCCATTAGCACTTACAATATGAATGTAATCAACACCTAAAAATCTATGCACAGGAGCCAATTGAAAGGGGTCAGTCTGCTGAGATTGTGttttagaaatgtcagagaacCAGGCTTGCCACCCAGGCTGCCTGAAAATGACCTGAAAAAGTAATTCATGAATAGACATGTAAATGTGGAAGAGGAAAacccaagtaggcttcatacttAGGCCAAGAGCTATGGGCAAAGAAGGATTTATGGGAACAGGAGAGATACCTGTCCATAATACCTATCTGCAAACTCAGCCCTACAGAAATGCtacaggaaaattccaacccaacccaaggaagttatcAGCATCCAGGAAAATACaggcaaatcccaaagaaggaaaacacatacacacacacacacacacacacacacacacacacacacacacacacacacacacactactgtcaCCAcaactaccaccatcaccaccattaccaccaccaccacccaaaacaaaaataacagcaattAACAATCACTGGCCATTAATATCCTTTAATACCAATGGActcaactcacctataaaaagacccaagctaacagaGTGGATAAGAAAACAGGATTCATCCTCTGCtgtatacaaaaaacacacctcaacttcaaagacaggcattacctctgAGTAAAAGGTTGGTAAAtgattttccaataaaaatacCTAGAATTCCTagtattcaatgaaaatgaaggcacagcatacccaaacttatggggcattctgaaaacagtgctaagaggaagttcatagcactaaatgctcacatgaagaaactggcaaatagtcacactagagaattaacatcacaactgaaaggtctagaacaaaaagaagcaaactcacccaggaggggtagatgccaggaaataatcaaattaaggcctgaaataaacaaagcagaaacaaagaaaacaatactaagaataaatgaaacaaagaattggttatttgagaaaatcaacaagatatacaaaccttATTTCAAACTAAccaataggcagagagagaacatgcaaattaacaaaatcagaaatgaaaaaggggatataacaacagacactgaggaattccagagaatcatcaggtcatactttgaaaaccagtactccacaaaattggaaaatctaaaggaaatggacaattttctggatagatatcacttgccaaattaaatcaagaacagatatgcaatttaaatacacctataacccctaatgaagtagaagcagtcatcaaaaatctcccaacaaaaaagcccagggacagatggtttcagtgcagaattctaccagaaattcaaagaacagctaataccaatactcctcaaactgttccacacaatagaagcagaagggtcattgccaaactctttctacaaggctacaattactttgattcccaagccacacagagatacaactaAGAGAacttacagaccaatatctctcataaatattgatgcaaaaatactcaataaaatactggcaaatcaaatccaagaacacatcagaaaaatcattccccatgatcaagtaggcttaatcccagagatgcagggatgattcaacataaggaaatccatcaatgtaatccaccgtataaacaaactgaaaaagtaaaaccatgtgatcatctcactagatgctgaaaaatctgTACAAGATGATATTTAAGCAATCATTTCTTgtttatgatttttcttcttgataAGGAAAAAATATCCAGATATAAGATAACACAGCCTTGTATCAATTCAGCACTGAAGTGCCTAATAGGAGCCCAGAGAGACAGGGTCACTATTGTTCGAAGCTAAAAATTAAATGATAGTTAAatttctgcctttttttcctctctagGAGGCTTGGAGGAATCTTACATTTGGATGCTAGTTTCCTCCCCACCCATCTGTCAAAGTGCCTGAAAGTGTCCTGGGTTCAATATTCACAGGTCTAttcttggagaagaaaaaaagaagtgtgggTGGGTGTAATGGATGGATACTCTTTTGAGCCCATCAAGAAATTCTAATGATCTTTGATTTGGACATTAAAAAAATCCTCTGTCCTGAGTTCTCTTGTTCCCTATCTAGGActtatgatctctctctctctctctctctctctctctctctctctctctctctgtctgtctctcctctctcaccctctctcacTTCTTGTCTCTTTTGCATAATATCCAAAtcccaaatgtgtgtgtgtgtgtgtgttttttatggTACTTTGGGTTTCCTTTCTCAAAAGTTCCCTCCTTACGAATGGCTGACCTCCATGCTGATACTAAATGTCATGGCTATTTCCTTATCTCCTGTgttctcctcctccaggaagctacTGAGATTTACAGCATGCCTGTTCTGgagtttttacttttaaaagcaaataaaattctcCTTgatcttcagagagagagagagagagagagagagagagagagagagagggagggagggagggagggaggagagagagagagagagagagagagagagagagagagagagagagagaaactggattCATTTCCAACTACCTCATGATGACTAGATCcctaccctcttctggcctctgtgggtgtgtatgcatgcattgcATAGACATACATTTGGGCAAAGCatctgtaaacataaaataaaataaaataaaataaattggggGAGAGTCTGTGGGAAAGCAcctcaaattaaaaattttaaactggtAATTCCAAGTAATTAACTTTACAtcagtcttttctttgtttccacaaTGAGTATATTTGGTGAGGATTCCTGAGTATTGAGCCAAGAAATCAATAGAGAGAATAAAACATTGTGGAAAGGAAGATGAGTTCAGGATTTATGCTGGACCCTTGTTAGTCACAGCTTTTTCAAAAGAATTCCAGAGTAGTGTCTCTCAAACTATAGAATGCACTGGAATCACTTGAAAGACTTAAGGAAACACAACATCTAGAAAGTCCTGTGTTGAGAGGTCACCTAAAGCAGGGGCTTGACAACAAGGCTGGGctgggcaacatagtgaaacATTGTGTCAAGCTAAAAAGTAAGAAAGTTGGAGATGTGGTTCTGTTCTTCAGGTTGGGGCAAACCTCTGCTTCAATGGGCACTGCTTCCCAGAAGGTGGCTGCCCTGCAGACAGGATCATGAGCCCTCACGTGGCTAGCATGTTGCCATCATGAAAACCACTGTTGATTACATTGAAAGGTAGGACCCACGGGATAACTTCAGGGTTGCCAGCCAAGTCAGTGATGTGAGGGTACACCCCTTCCCCATGGTACCAACTTTTCAGACAGCCAGGGACACTGCCAGTATGGCATTTGCAccaaatttagatttatttttcgtGCCACCCATCTTGATGATCAGTTTCTTCATTATCTCTTGTTTCACAACATTCAGTTTCTTTCTAACCAGAGCAGGTGACATAGTTGTTTGATGTGCCCCAAAATTTTGAGATCCTTTCCCCAGGAGCACATCTTGTCATTGTCACAGAGTTCCAGGGCCTTATGTGTGTCAGTGTAGGCACTGTTTGGCAAAGCAGCTTGGAAGAGACCTTTTGAAGTGCAGAGATCAACCTCAACAGTGGTATTCTCAGAGAGTCAAAAATCTCTTTGGCATGAATCTTGAGAATAGACATGGTGAATTTCTGGCCTTTGGATTGccacagaggaaagaaacaggTTTCTGCAGACACAGAAGAGAACATTCAGTAgaatttcataataataaaaagaaatactaaagcGAGCCCAAACCGAAGTAAAAGTGGAAATGAAAAACTAAGATGTCAACAAAAACTTCACAACTAACCTCTTGAGAACATTCTacatctcttctgtttcctccattAACCCTAGGAATTCCTTAGAGATTGCAATATTGTGGACCAGTGTGAGTAATCACCAGCTCTGTGCATTGAGTTTCTAAGGTTATGTAAGAATAATTAGTTAGCCCATCCCTTTAGGTCATCGGCTTGTTCTCTGTAATTCAGGACTATATAACCCTGTTTGGCCTTTCTACAGTGCTCTGCATCAGGAAGCTCTTGCTATTATGTTCACTTTGGTATTCAAGAGTGAGCTTGAGCCATTGCCAGACAACAAGCAGGGGAGGTTCTTCATACTCAAAGCCCTTCATCATGGCCACACAGACCCACAGTTTATTCATGTAAGTATTGAGGGAATTGAGGATGAAGAGGAGACTACAAGAATAATTATTCCTTCCTAATCATACGAACTATGATAATTTgggattattttaataaaaatttgagaCTATTTACTGTGATTTTATAGCTGTAATAGCAGTCCTCAAATTCTCATTGAGGTATTCACAGTCTCACTTCTCCTCAATCCTATGACCAAAGTGAGCAGAAAATAAGGCAACTCCATAGTTCCATACACAATCTAAAGTACCCTGGCTATTCTCGTAAGGCTGATTAAGTAATTACACTTTTGAAGAAAGCTACGATCTCTGTGTGCATGACTATTATGGTCTTCCCTGGGTGTAAGATATGTGCTTTTGATTTTATGCATCTTAGTTTATCTGAATAGATGGTCCAAATTTCAAATTATAAGCTCTTGCATaaatattttagagaaggtggaagacaaagacagtatttctgtgtaccatgtaACAGGAGGTCTGGTAGAAGTGAGTGAATTACTTTTATTGATCAAAACAAAACGATTTGTTCAGTAAACAGACATTGCATAATTCTCTATTCTAAAAAAAGGATCCATGTCTTCTTTGCATTATGGTTTCCAGATCTTTATAGGGGAAAGTTCACTTCTGCTGCGTGAGCTGCTGGTTGTATAGTCGAGGTGCATTCGAACAGTCTCAAAACATTGAAATACTAATTCAGCTCAGTCTTTTCTAATTCCCTTGGTCCACATTATCTTCCATGTGCTTGAAATATGGTCTCATCATGTTCCCAGCAGTTTATCAGTGAACCTGCACTCATTTGGCCTCACCCTCTGAATTGCTGGGTTTATAGCTCCACATAGACTGCATTCtatttttcttggtgtctttGCTGCCTTTGGCCTCCTCCATCATTCTGAGGCTCAGAAACTAAGTTTCCAATGTGCAAATGAGGTCAGGTCTCTATATCATCTG
The Cricetulus griseus strain 17A/GY chromosome 1 unlocalized genomic scaffold, alternate assembly CriGri-PICRH-1.0 chr1_1, whole genome shotgun sequence genome window above contains:
- the LOC100753737 gene encoding olfactory receptor 7E24, with protein sequence MLVYVVPDHFSSFLFFFKRCSRYKNRQNATSVPEFHFILFSEDPDLQPVLFGLFLSMYILALFGNLLIILTVSSDSHLHTPMYFFLSNLSMVDIGYISTTVPRVIVDIQTHCPVISYVGCLTQMSLFVIFGCMDDMLLAVMAYDRFVAICHPLYYQVIMNPSRCCVLLLGCFLLSFVDLLMHEVAVLNFSNCKDIFEISNFFCDPSELLKLACFETFINNIVRYCTGALLGLLPISGIIFSYYKIVSSIMRSPSSSGKQKTFSTCGSHLSIVCLFYGTSLGVYFSSSLSHSPRNNAVASVMYTVVTPMLNPFIYSLRNKDIKIALRKILSRVF